In the Mycolicibacterium thermoresistibile genome, one interval contains:
- the nrdF gene encoding class 1b ribonucleoside-diphosphate reductase subunit beta, with translation MTELAEKTTTDVAPLEAINWNDVTDQKDIEVWNRLTANFWLPEKVPLSNDLPSWRTLTPEQQQLTVRVFTGLTLLDTMQGTVGCIEMLADSKTQHEEAVYTNMAFMESVHAKSYSSIFSTLCSTREITEAFEWSRTNRFLQRKARIVHDYYRGDDALKKKISSVMLESFMFYSGFYLPLYWSTRSILTNTADIIRLIIRDEAIHGHYIGYKFQLGYNESTPERQADLQEFAYDMLTELYENEVDYAHDLYDPLGMTEPVLPYMRFNANKALSNLGFDPLFPADDCQVAPEILAALDPGAGENHDFFSGSGAAYVIGTAESTTDEDWNW, from the coding sequence ATGACAGAGCTCGCTGAAAAGACCACGACGGACGTCGCTCCGCTCGAGGCGATCAACTGGAACGATGTCACCGATCAGAAGGACATCGAGGTCTGGAACCGGCTGACGGCGAACTTCTGGTTGCCGGAGAAGGTGCCGTTGTCCAACGACCTGCCCAGCTGGCGCACCCTGACGCCGGAACAGCAGCAGCTGACCGTGCGGGTGTTCACCGGGCTGACCCTGCTGGACACCATGCAGGGCACCGTCGGCTGCATCGAGATGCTCGCCGATTCCAAGACCCAGCACGAGGAGGCCGTGTACACCAACATGGCCTTCATGGAGTCGGTGCACGCCAAGAGCTACAGCTCGATCTTCTCGACGCTGTGCTCGACCAGGGAGATCACCGAGGCGTTCGAGTGGTCCCGGACCAACCGGTTCCTGCAGCGCAAGGCCCGGATCGTGCACGATTACTACCGCGGCGACGACGCGCTGAAGAAGAAGATCAGCTCGGTGATGCTCGAGTCGTTCATGTTCTACAGCGGGTTCTATCTGCCGCTGTACTGGTCGACCCGGTCGATCCTGACCAACACCGCCGACATCATCCGGCTGATCATCCGCGACGAGGCCATCCACGGCCACTACATCGGCTACAAGTTCCAGCTCGGCTACAACGAGTCGACTCCCGAACGGCAGGCCGATCTGCAGGAGTTCGCCTACGACATGCTCACCGAGCTGTACGAGAACGAGGTCGACTACGCCCACGACCTGTACGACCCGCTCGGCATGACCGAACCGGTGTTGCCCTACATGCGGTTCAACGCCAACAAGGCGCTGTCGAACCTCGGCTTCGATCCGCTGTTCCCGGCCGACGACTGCCAGGTGGCTCCGGAGATCCTGGCCGCGCTCGACCCGGGCGCCGGGGAGAACCACGACTTCTTCTCCGGCAGCGGCGCGGCCTATGTCATCGGCACCGCGGAGAGCACCACCGACGAGGACTGGAACTGGTGA